The following are encoded in a window of Chloroflexota bacterium genomic DNA:
- a CDS encoding GntR family transcriptional regulator, whose protein sequence is MNGSNNLSRLLNNRPSAAPRLERTLLKDQATELLRSYITGGHFAPGTKLVEREVADLLGISRAPARDALMQLEQEGLVISKPNGRYVIELSERDVTELYQVRLTLEMLAVELAAKNTNPKNRSALLAKLAEMEQAVAEKDSDSYTHSDLEMHRLIWHQANNCHLVNVLDSMLGPIFMFVAWHAGAYDWNKTLDLHVDLVQCINSGDPQTAKESLAHHTENALNRSLRMLRAGS, encoded by the coding sequence ATGAACGGCTCCAACAATCTCTCCAGACTCCTCAACAACCGACCTAGCGCTGCGCCCCGTCTTGAAAGAACACTGCTGAAGGATCAAGCCACCGAGCTCCTGCGCTCCTACATCACGGGCGGCCATTTCGCTCCCGGCACCAAGTTGGTCGAGCGCGAAGTGGCGGACCTCCTGGGCATCAGCCGCGCGCCCGCTCGTGATGCGCTGATGCAGCTCGAGCAGGAAGGGCTTGTCATCTCCAAACCCAATGGCCGTTACGTCATCGAATTGTCCGAACGGGATGTTACAGAGCTGTACCAGGTGCGCCTGACGCTGGAGATGCTGGCCGTCGAGTTGGCGGCGAAAAACACCAACCCCAAGAACCGCAGCGCACTCCTGGCCAAACTTGCCGAGATGGAACAAGCAGTAGCCGAAAAGGATAGCGACTCCTACACTCACAGCGATCTGGAGATGCACCGGCTGATCTGGCACCAGGCCAACAACTGCCACCTGGTCAACGTGCTAGACTCCATGTTAGGTCCCATATTCATGTTCGTGGCCTGGCACGCCGGCGCCTATGACTGGAATAAGACCCTGGACTTGCACGTTGATCTGGTGCAGTGCATCAACTCCGGCGATCCCCAAACGGCCAAAGAAAGCCTTGCTCACCATACCGAAAACGCCCTCAACCGCTCCCTGCGTATGCTGAGAGCAGGCTCGTAG
- a CDS encoding uroporphyrinogen decarboxylase family protein translates to MKSDVLAWAAGQPGGKLVSKETLNHQGLIELVTGLDVYRHTAEGFMRAYQALGIDIINRVPLENAPAPTPAGETRFLLGAPYNLAHLGVYDTAMRHTYAANCPDEIWDLDAEALRYEDLVTPVPHPCKAADIAAREDFVGDAGMYYPMLYTTLFMWPVETLGWENFMVAAALEPDRFHDHVLLPCVAKSMAIVAEMAMASDSPFIFVHDDLASATGPMFNPAWYDDYIFPHYPTIFEPARQRGKKIIFVADGNMTTFLPQLVDAGVDGLMWEAPLTPVEAVIEHFGSPGQFMIGGISTRTLAFGTPDDIKAEVNVVTSVAKDIPGFALATGGGFHSGLPMENIAAYFDARMAIGATPADWRTRGRA, encoded by the coding sequence TTGAAATCGGATGTATTGGCCTGGGCGGCAGGGCAACCTGGCGGTAAACTGGTTTCCAAGGAAACTTTGAATCACCAGGGCCTGATCGAATTGGTCACCGGTCTGGATGTGTATCGACACACGGCCGAGGGCTTCATGCGAGCCTATCAAGCCCTCGGCATCGACATCATCAATCGGGTGCCGCTGGAGAATGCTCCTGCACCAACGCCGGCCGGCGAGACCCGGTTCCTGCTCGGTGCGCCCTACAACCTGGCCCATCTGGGCGTCTACGATACGGCCATGCGCCACACCTATGCCGCCAACTGCCCAGATGAGATCTGGGACCTTGACGCGGAGGCCCTGCGCTACGAAGATCTGGTTACACCCGTGCCTCACCCCTGTAAAGCTGCTGATATCGCGGCACGTGAGGACTTTGTCGGCGATGCAGGCATGTACTATCCCATGCTCTACACGACCCTGTTCATGTGGCCCGTGGAGACGCTGGGCTGGGAAAATTTCATGGTGGCCGCTGCTCTGGAGCCTGACCGGTTCCACGACCATGTCCTCTTGCCATGCGTGGCAAAATCGATGGCCATCGTGGCCGAGATGGCGATGGCCTCTGACTCGCCATTCATCTTTGTGCATGACGACCTGGCATCGGCCACCGGGCCCATGTTCAATCCGGCCTGGTACGATGACTACATCTTCCCCCACTACCCGACGATCTTCGAACCGGCCAGGCAACGCGGCAAGAAGATCATCTTCGTGGCCGATGGCAATATGACCACCTTTCTGCCGCAGCTGGTCGATGCCGGCGTTGACGGCTTGATGTGGGAGGCGCCTCTGACTCCTGTCGAAGCTGTCATCGAACACTTTGGTTCGCCAGGACAGTTCATGATTGGCGGCATCAGCACCAGAACCCTGGCTTTCGGCACCCCTGATGATATCAAGGCGGAAGTCAATGTCGTGACTTCGGTGGCGAAAGATATCCCAGGCTTTGCTCTCGCCACAGGCGGCGGTTTTCACAGCGGTCTGCCCATGGAAAACATTGCAGCCTACTTCGATGCCCGCATGGCCATCGGCGCAACGCCGGCAGATTGGCGCACGCGGGGCCGGGCATGA
- a CDS encoding aldolase/citrate lyase family protein produces the protein MKKGPGLVSSPIKQAFADGRVVIGTMIVQVRAPAIIQLLANYGLEFVFLDMEHGPYNLETAADLIQVARLAGITPLVRVPDTQYHMYARLLDAGAQGIMTPRVECADQVRQIMRYSKYPPMGQRGFSRLAAHVDFAEIDFREYVRWANDNLLNFIQIESKAGVEALPEMIAVPGIDGVVIGMDDLALSLGVAGNTKDPLAEHMLERIVATCEAHTMPWGLHLPDTERLVHWIERGMMIATFSSDIWMFQEVLQEGMQKLRAAAAPGETGQPDS, from the coding sequence ATGAAAAAAGGACCAGGCCTGGTCTCAAGTCCCATCAAACAAGCGTTTGCCGATGGCCGTGTAGTGATCGGCACCATGATCGTCCAGGTGCGTGCGCCCGCGATCATTCAACTCCTGGCCAACTATGGCCTGGAATTCGTTTTCCTCGATATGGAACATGGGCCATACAATCTTGAGACCGCCGCCGACCTCATCCAAGTCGCTCGTCTCGCCGGCATTACCCCCCTCGTGCGTGTGCCGGATACCCAATACCACATGTACGCCCGCCTGTTAGACGCCGGTGCTCAGGGCATCATGACCCCGCGGGTGGAGTGCGCGGACCAGGTGCGGCAGATCATGCGCTACAGCAAGTACCCGCCGATGGGTCAACGCGGATTCAGCCGCCTGGCCGCCCACGTCGACTTCGCCGAGATCGATTTTCGTGAATATGTCCGGTGGGCAAACGATAATCTCCTCAACTTCATTCAGATTGAAAGCAAGGCAGGCGTCGAGGCCTTGCCGGAGATGATTGCCGTGCCCGGTATCGATGGCGTAGTCATTGGCATGGACGACCTGGCCCTCTCACTCGGTGTGGCTGGCAACACCAAAGACCCCCTGGCCGAGCATATGCTTGAACGCATAGTAGCCACTTGTGAAGCCCACACCATGCCTTGGGGCTTGCATTTACCCGACACTGAACGCCTGGTACACTGGATTGAACGGGGGATGATGATTGCTACCTTCTCGTCAGACATATGGATGTTCCAGGAAGTCCTCCAGGAAGGAATGCAAAAACTTCGTGCCGCAGCCGCACCAGGGGAAACTGGACAACCAGATAGTTGA
- a CDS encoding uroporphyrinogen decarboxylase family protein translates to MKNGKPDGLSGKERIRLALSFQEADRVPIWELGFHNAVARRIMNRDILLPTGGGRTIRAVLEANASGPSARRAVISRIVDDTMTFYDHMGFDMVRVRPTDFLTPFAFGSGNWAPNALLEVSYQQPNPDTWIIKHPDGFWSRHIYIDESEILADADDSIKQGGIDELRRYIEVLEDRPIDLSTEPLRDALDGIRQAVEHPLAENIFVLGWGDVCYPGSTAHVTDFLMAMVCEPALVHRYMEVTTEGIVQLVRAQADLGVDGITGGNDWAFKAGPIFSVRHLRELIAPYLRRIVDETHRCGLKYIKHGDGDLRSHLPVLVDDVGIDGLHSLEPGANMDIFAFKRQYGDRLALLGNLDCDLLVRGTPDQIEAQVVKLMKAVAPGGGYVFSTSNSVLMDVPPKNLDTMLAAARRFGKYPIRC, encoded by the coding sequence ATGAAGAACGGCAAGCCTGATGGGCTGTCCGGTAAGGAAAGGATCCGGTTAGCACTTTCCTTTCAGGAAGCCGACCGCGTCCCGATCTGGGAGCTGGGCTTTCACAACGCGGTCGCACGCCGGATCATGAACCGGGATATCCTGCTGCCCACGGGGGGCGGTCGCACAATCCGGGCCGTTTTGGAGGCGAACGCCAGCGGGCCCAGCGCCCGGCGCGCCGTGATCAGTCGTATCGTCGACGACACCATGACCTTCTACGACCACATGGGCTTCGACATGGTGCGCGTCCGCCCCACCGACTTCCTCACACCCTTTGCGTTCGGTTCCGGGAACTGGGCTCCAAACGCATTGCTGGAGGTGAGTTATCAGCAACCCAATCCTGACACCTGGATTATCAAACACCCGGACGGATTCTGGTCCCGGCACATCTATATCGATGAAAGCGAGATCCTGGCAGATGCCGACGATTCGATCAAGCAGGGCGGCATCGACGAGTTAAGGCGTTACATCGAAGTCCTGGAAGACCGTCCAATCGATCTCAGCACCGAACCACTGCGAGATGCGCTGGACGGAATCCGCCAGGCGGTCGAACACCCGCTGGCGGAAAATATCTTTGTCCTGGGCTGGGGCGACGTATGCTACCCAGGCTCTACCGCCCACGTCACGGACTTCCTTATGGCGATGGTGTGCGAACCTGCACTCGTTCACCGGTATATGGAGGTGACAACAGAAGGAATCGTCCAGTTGGTGCGGGCTCAGGCTGACCTCGGGGTGGATGGGATCACGGGCGGCAATGACTGGGCATTCAAGGCCGGGCCCATTTTCTCGGTGCGCCACCTGCGCGAGCTGATCGCTCCTTATCTCAGACGGATCGTGGACGAAACCCACCGCTGCGGTTTGAAGTACATCAAGCATGGCGACGGCGATCTCCGCTCCCATCTGCCGGTTCTCGTCGATGATGTGGGCATTGACGGCCTGCATTCCCTGGAACCGGGCGCCAACATGGACATCTTCGCCTTCAAGCGACAGTACGGCGACCGGCTGGCCCTGCTGGGCAACCTGGACTGCGATCTGCTGGTGCGAGGAACACCGGATCAGATCGAGGCCCAGGTGGTCAAGCTGATGAAAGCCGTTGCGCCCGGTGGTGGCTACGTGTTCAGCACCTCGAACTCCGTGCTGATGGATGTTCCGCCTAAAAACCTGGATACCATGCTTGCTGCCGCGCGCCGCTTCGGAAAATACCCCATCCGATGCTGA
- a CDS encoding C-terminal binding protein: MARYSVTLVDYDSDLFDITPASLADMAETLGNAGAELKIGQQRTEESVVVMAKNADVVMIQSVRPLLNRHTIPHLTRCRGIIRMGLGYDSIDVGIASEFGILVSNVADWCTEEVAEHTIALLFACARRLAPLNRRAINRQWHRLSAIPCVRIHGKTLGLIGFGRVGQSIARRLRSFGLTVIAADPYIDSGYMESCGVEKVPLEELLHRSDFVTIHTPLTDATYHFLNAAAFDAMKPGAVLVNTSRGAVVDEQALVTALQSGKLLAAGLDVTEKEPLPADSPLYGMENVLVTPHVASYSVSAVDMLYRNSAGIAAQLLLNCWPPTIVNQSVRPRAEERWGVFED; encoded by the coding sequence ATGGCCCGTTACAGTGTGACCCTGGTTGACTATGACTCGGATCTCTTTGATATCACGCCAGCTTCCCTGGCCGATATGGCTGAAACGCTGGGCAACGCGGGCGCTGAGTTGAAGATCGGCCAACAGCGCACCGAGGAATCGGTGGTGGTGATGGCCAAAAACGCGGATGTGGTCATGATCCAGTCGGTCCGCCCCCTCCTGAACCGGCACACAATCCCCCACCTCACCCGATGTCGCGGCATCATCCGCATGGGCCTCGGCTATGACTCGATCGACGTTGGAATCGCTTCTGAATTTGGTATTCTGGTCAGCAATGTGGCAGATTGGTGCACCGAAGAGGTGGCAGAACACACCATCGCCTTGCTTTTCGCCTGCGCCCGGCGCCTGGCTCCCCTTAATCGTCGGGCAATCAATCGCCAATGGCACCGTCTCAGCGCCATCCCCTGTGTGCGAATCCATGGAAAAACACTGGGATTGATCGGCTTTGGCCGCGTTGGCCAGTCCATTGCCAGGCGCTTGCGCAGCTTCGGCCTGACGGTGATCGCAGCCGACCCCTATATCGATTCCGGGTACATGGAATCCTGCGGCGTGGAGAAGGTACCCCTGGAGGAACTGTTGCACCGCTCCGATTTCGTGACCATCCACACGCCGCTCACAGATGCAACCTATCATTTCTTGAATGCAGCGGCATTCGACGCCATGAAGCCAGGCGCGGTGCTCGTCAACACCAGCCGCGGCGCGGTAGTTGACGAGCAAGCATTGGTGACAGCGCTGCAATCGGGCAAATTGCTGGCAGCCGGCCTGGATGTGACCGAAAAGGAGCCGTTGCCGGCAGACTCCCCCTTGTATGGTATGGAGAACGTTCTGGTGACGCCCCACGTCGCCAGTTATTCAGTTTCTGCCGTGGATATGCTTTACCGCAATAGCGCGGGAATCGCAGCCCAATTGTTGCTTAACTGCTGGCCTCCCACCATCGTCAACCAGTCGGTGCGGCCCAGGGCAGAAGAGCGCTGGGGAGTTTTCGAGGATTGA
- a CDS encoding extracellular solute-binding protein: MSKPVTRRNFLRISAFTVGSAVAMPLISSCAAPVVQAPAQPAAAPGELSGTLTFWQPIDNHYDAFDYFETIIPEFQEKYPNIEVDMVEYPFVGFEAKFLAAFAGRENAPDIFVGLVAPWAGCVGVADPMPADLVELAEAEIIPAFHNVMKYDNTWYGYPDGPTNGLGSMLFYNTDHFAEAGLEGPPETMDELYEYAKILAQSDDAGNVTRSGFAHRYDDARGAGTGSKIIPFLHAFGARIYDLENSQAADVANSPEAVEALEFARRLVDENISSITLGKPEQQFAAGQASMFFRESFMVGWLADNAPDINYKVSHIPRQVDEGMGATGVVDWAMMVNQFSPLKEPAWDFIRMAVATQEGDLEASKLNGSPVAWTKNTDSEHMQARADYDALAYASENYVEALYTHARHQELGDRHAQAIQEILLQKSDPKEALDAAAADMQKVMDKGPCG; encoded by the coding sequence ATGTCCAAACCAGTCACCCGGCGCAATTTCCTCCGGATTAGCGCATTCACGGTCGGCTCTGCGGTCGCCATGCCCCTCATCAGCAGTTGTGCTGCGCCAGTAGTTCAGGCTCCAGCTCAGCCGGCCGCGGCCCCGGGCGAGCTTTCCGGCACCCTGACCTTCTGGCAGCCGATCGACAATCACTACGACGCTTTCGATTACTTCGAGACCATCATCCCCGAGTTCCAGGAAAAGTACCCTAACATCGAGGTCGATATGGTCGAGTACCCCTTCGTCGGTTTCGAGGCCAAGTTCCTGGCAGCATTCGCCGGCAGGGAGAACGCCCCCGATATCTTCGTCGGCCTGGTGGCGCCGTGGGCCGGCTGCGTAGGCGTGGCCGATCCCATGCCCGCCGACCTGGTCGAACTGGCGGAAGCGGAGATCATCCCAGCCTTTCACAACGTCATGAAGTACGACAACACCTGGTACGGCTATCCCGATGGCCCCACCAACGGCCTGGGCAGCATGCTGTTCTACAACACCGATCACTTCGCCGAGGCCGGTCTCGAAGGCCCACCGGAGACCATGGATGAGTTGTACGAATATGCCAAGATCCTTGCCCAGAGCGATGACGCCGGAAACGTCACCCGCTCCGGCTTCGCTCATCGCTACGACGACGCCCGCGGGGCCGGCACCGGCAGCAAGATCATCCCCTTCCTGCATGCCTTTGGTGCCCGTATCTACGACCTGGAGAACAGCCAGGCCGCGGATGTCGCAAACTCCCCGGAAGCGGTCGAGGCCCTCGAGTTCGCTCGCAGGCTCGTGGACGAGAACATCTCCAGCATCACGCTGGGCAAACCCGAGCAGCAATTCGCGGCCGGACAGGCATCCATGTTCTTCCGCGAGTCCTTCATGGTTGGCTGGCTGGCCGACAACGCGCCCGACATCAATTACAAGGTCTCCCACATCCCCCGCCAGGTTGATGAGGGCATGGGCGCCACCGGCGTGGTTGATTGGGCAATGATGGTCAACCAATTCAGCCCGCTGAAGGAGCCGGCCTGGGACTTCATCCGCATGGCCGTGGCCACCCAGGAAGGCGACCTCGAAGCCTCCAAGCTCAACGGCTCGCCAGTGGCCTGGACCAAAAACACCGACTCCGAGCACATGCAGGCCCGCGCCGACTACGATGCGCTGGCCTACGCCTCGGAGAACTACGTTGAGGCGCTTTATACCCATGCGCGCCACCAGGAGCTGGGTGATCGCCATGCCCAGGCGATTCAAGAGATCCTGCTTCAGAAATCAGATCCCAAAGAAGCGTTGGACGCAGCAGCTGCCGACATGCAGAAGGTCATGGATAAGGGGCCCTGCGGCTGA
- a CDS encoding sugar ABC transporter permease yields MTTANAGRNVSSGQSGPPGSKKPWGTRNYIVGVITGSTTAYREARSGYLFTLPTLIYIIIIFFIPAAYTIVLSVRNWNIHGFGDFVGLQSYVELLTDPLFRKSLVNTLIFTLLSVPMTVFFALLAALAFQSRTRLPGRNLFKAGYFLPLIVSLVAVAFVWKWMFNPSIGLLNNILRSLGLPEQGFLNDTAQVLPSLSIMYVWARLGFAMVIFVAGLESVPNDYYDASSIDGASRWQQFRHITFPLLNPQLVLVIILEVITSLRTFDLPYIAAQGGPAHASRTVVLHIYDSAFQYFHMSTAAAAAIVLFVLILALTLLQRRVLSRQIEY; encoded by the coding sequence ATGACCACGGCCAATGCCGGCAGAAACGTATCCTCTGGGCAAAGTGGCCCGCCTGGCTCCAAAAAGCCGTGGGGCACCAGGAATTACATTGTTGGCGTGATCACAGGCAGCACGACCGCCTACCGCGAGGCCCGTAGCGGCTACCTGTTCACCCTGCCAACTCTCATCTACATCATCATTATCTTTTTCATCCCTGCCGCGTACACTATCGTTCTCAGCGTCAGAAACTGGAACATCCACGGATTCGGAGATTTCGTGGGTTTGCAGAGCTACGTTGAGCTATTGACCGACCCTCTCTTTCGCAAGAGCCTGGTCAACACTTTGATCTTCACCCTGCTGAGCGTGCCGATGACGGTCTTCTTTGCCCTGCTCGCGGCCCTGGCCTTCCAATCCCGCACCAGGCTCCCGGGACGCAACCTTTTCAAGGCAGGCTACTTCCTGCCCTTGATCGTCTCGCTGGTGGCGGTAGCCTTCGTCTGGAAATGGATGTTCAACCCCTCGATCGGTCTGCTCAACAACATATTGCGATCGCTGGGGTTGCCGGAGCAAGGTTTCCTCAACGACACAGCGCAGGTGTTGCCCTCCCTCTCCATCATGTACGTCTGGGCGCGCCTGGGCTTTGCCATGGTCATCTTCGTGGCCGGGCTTGAGAGCGTCCCCAACGATTACTACGACGCCTCCTCTATCGATGGCGCCAGCCGCTGGCAACAGTTCAGGCACATCACCTTCCCGCTGCTCAATCCGCAGCTCGTACTGGTTATCATTCTGGAGGTGATCACCTCACTGCGCACGTTCGACCTGCCCTACATCGCGGCTCAGGGCGGCCCTGCCCACGCCAGCCGCACCGTTGTGCTGCACATCTATGATTCGGCCTTCCAGTATTTTCACATGAGCACGGCCGCCGCCGCCGCGATCGTGCTCTTCGTGCTCATCCTGGCACTGACGCTACTCCAGCGCCGCGTCCTCTCCCGCCAGATCGAGTATTGA
- a CDS encoding branched-chain amino acid ABC transporter permease, with protein MGSFPPMVLAWLVLAGPIWAALGTWQLPKHYRRRGLDDGPARFIGGLAGLTLGPFLLLPLWVLTPDLTGRVWALGLGILAALQFFGLFALLNSDNLCVINGGYVANQIANGLTIGFIYALMAVGLTLIYSVQGVISFAHGQLYMLGGYIAYYFLQLFADLNPIWGVPVAGLVTMLIGFLFERSFLRPMHTGKIERPGEYGILITFGFGFFLQYAVLAVVGPFSQKADPYLPAGSLTLGPLVLIPNRLIAAAIGAILILALLAYLTRTWQGKALRAVSMDKQAAAVSGVNPLSMNTLAFGIGTMLAGMSGAALIPVFTWVPWVGAPAATRSFVIIVLGGMGSVPGALVGGLIIGLVEALGAGCYPDPSKGAAYKTAFGLLIFAMVLLLKPNGLFGREE; from the coding sequence ATGGGATCCTTTCCACCTATGGTCCTGGCCTGGCTGGTGCTGGCCGGACCGATCTGGGCGGCGCTAGGCACCTGGCAATTGCCCAAACACTACCGCCGGCGCGGGCTGGACGATGGGCCAGCCCGCTTCATCGGCGGCCTGGCGGGCCTGACCCTCGGGCCCTTCCTGTTGCTGCCCCTCTGGGTGCTCACCCCGGACCTGACCGGGCGCGTTTGGGCTCTGGGGTTGGGCATCTTGGCAGCCCTCCAGTTTTTCGGGCTCTTTGCCCTGCTTAATTCGGACAATCTCTGCGTGATCAACGGCGGCTACGTGGCCAACCAGATCGCCAACGGCCTCACCATCGGCTTCATCTACGCCCTGATGGCGGTTGGCCTGACGCTGATCTACTCGGTCCAGGGGGTGATCAGCTTCGCCCATGGCCAGCTCTATATGCTTGGCGGGTACATCGCCTACTACTTCCTGCAGCTGTTCGCCGATTTGAACCCCATCTGGGGCGTGCCGGTGGCCGGCCTGGTCACCATGCTGATCGGCTTCCTGTTCGAGCGCTCTTTCCTGCGGCCGATGCACACCGGGAAGATCGAACGGCCAGGGGAATATGGTATCCTGATCACCTTTGGCTTTGGTTTCTTTCTGCAATACGCGGTGCTGGCGGTGGTGGGTCCCTTTTCTCAGAAGGCCGACCCTTATCTTCCGGCCGGTAGCCTGACGTTGGGCCCGCTGGTGCTGATTCCCAACCGGTTGATCGCGGCGGCTATCGGCGCGATCCTGATTCTGGCGCTGCTCGCCTATCTGACGCGCACCTGGCAGGGCAAGGCGCTGCGGGCGGTGAGCATGGACAAACAGGCGGCTGCGGTGAGCGGTGTGAATCCCCTCTCCATGAACACGCTTGCCTTTGGCATCGGCACCATGCTGGCCGGCATGTCCGGAGCAGCCTTGATCCCGGTGTTCACCTGGGTGCCCTGGGTCGGCGCGCCCGCGGCCACCCGATCCTTTGTCATCATCGTGCTGGGGGGCATGGGCTCAGTACCAGGCGCACTGGTCGGTGGGCTGATCATCGGACTGGTGGAGGCCCTGGGCGCCGGCTGTTACCCCGATCCCAGCAAGGGGGCTGCCTACAAGACTGCCTTTGGACTCCTGATCTTCGCCATGGTGCTGCTGCTGAAACCCAACGGCCTATTTGGGAGGGAAGAGTGA
- a CDS encoding carbohydrate ABC transporter permease yields MLWPLLWTLLTALKHPQEVNRIPMTWLPDNWLYFENFKTLFSEYPIDRWLLNSVIVTTLSVISSLFFASLAGYAFAKLRFKGKELLFLSVIALLMMPPEITVVPLYLMFNSVGLTNTYPGIVGSNWMTVLGVFIMRQFMEGIPDDYIDAARVDGAREFTIFLRVALPLTIPGFVTVAVLKTILAWNDFLWPLVMASSQEMMTITVGLQVFSTAFYVEHTLVAAGALVSMLPLLIMFIFMQRWVMQSMVMVGIKG; encoded by the coding sequence ATGCTTTGGCCCCTGCTGTGGACCCTTCTGACGGCCTTGAAACACCCGCAAGAGGTCAACCGCATTCCCATGACCTGGCTGCCGGACAATTGGCTCTACTTCGAGAACTTCAAGACGTTGTTCAGCGAGTATCCGATTGACCGATGGCTGCTCAATTCAGTCATCGTCACCACGTTGTCGGTGATCTCCAGCCTGTTCTTTGCCTCGCTGGCCGGCTATGCCTTCGCCAAATTGCGCTTCAAGGGCAAGGAGCTGCTGTTTCTCTCGGTCATCGCCCTGCTCATGATGCCACCCGAGATCACCGTCGTTCCCCTTTACCTCATGTTCAACAGCGTCGGCCTGACCAACACCTACCCCGGTATTGTCGGATCCAACTGGATGACGGTCCTCGGGGTCTTTATCATGCGGCAATTCATGGAAGGCATTCCCGACGACTACATCGACGCCGCCCGCGTGGACGGTGCCCGTGAGTTCACGATCTTTCTCCGCGTCGCCTTGCCCCTGACCATTCCCGGTTTCGTAACCGTGGCCGTGCTCAAGACCATCCTCGCCTGGAATGATTTCCTCTGGCCGCTGGTCATGGCCAGCAGCCAGGAGATGATGACGATCACCGTGGGTCTCCAGGTCTTCAGCACCGCATTTTATGTCGAGCACACACTGGTCGCTGCCGGCGCGCTGGTCAGCATGCTGCCGCTTCTCATCATGTTCATTTTCATGCAACGCTGGGTGATGCAGAGCATGGTCATGGTAGGGATCAAGGGGTAG
- a CDS encoding ABC transporter substrate-binding protein → MNIYARNGLFLSALLILALLATSCVAPVAPVPAQAPEPVAEEPVAQEANTIRIGGIGPLSAPGSVVGGIAMQFAMSLAVDDINEQGGVLGKPVELIFADTEGLPERGVAVAERLIHENNVVALAGEYHSAVGIPIADVAHENGIPVLFSETWSDAITETGYPEVFRIAPASSMNARASAEWFSAVGADDIVIIAENTDYGTGQADQDQKFAEELGLNIMEIFFVELGTEDFLPILSRIQAMDPSPDVIRVAVTGETSYNLAQQMAELGVAPTETTIGTTNQVAIQPEFWESVPNGNYFVYALVGLPPSLYNDTTRRVAEAYEAQFDTAPPSYALEAYDTIWILADAIERAGTTEPEALIQALEETDINLAQGRYYFEYTSQNPLPDDGSVPAFMWHQWPDPAILLLQYFEPNQDWQEAAVIWPEVYQTHDTLYITPGTTP, encoded by the coding sequence TTGAACATTTACGCTCGAAACGGTCTTTTTTTGTCCGCATTGCTGATCCTGGCGCTGTTAGCGACCTCCTGCGTCGCACCGGTGGCGCCCGTACCAGCTCAAGCCCCTGAGCCTGTTGCCGAAGAGCCCGTTGCCCAGGAGGCAAACACTATCCGCATTGGCGGCATTGGCCCCCTGTCGGCGCCCGGTAGCGTGGTAGGTGGCATCGCCATGCAGTTCGCCATGAGCCTGGCCGTTGATGACATCAACGAGCAGGGGGGCGTCCTGGGCAAGCCGGTGGAGCTGATCTTCGCCGACACGGAGGGGCTGCCAGAGCGCGGCGTGGCCGTGGCCGAACGGTTGATCCACGAGAACAACGTCGTCGCCCTGGCTGGTGAATATCACAGCGCAGTCGGCATTCCCATCGCCGACGTTGCCCACGAGAACGGTATCCCCGTGCTCTTCTCCGAGACCTGGTCGGATGCGATCACCGAAACCGGCTATCCTGAGGTCTTCCGCATCGCGCCCGCCTCTTCCATGAATGCCCGGGCTAGCGCGGAATGGTTTTCCGCCGTCGGTGCTGACGATATCGTCATCATCGCCGAGAACACCGACTACGGCACGGGTCAGGCGGACCAGGATCAAAAGTTCGCCGAAGAGCTGGGACTGAATATCATGGAGATCTTTTTCGTCGAGCTGGGCACCGAGGACTTCCTACCCATTCTGAGCCGCATTCAGGCCATGGACCCGTCCCCGGACGTGATCCGGGTGGCAGTCACAGGTGAGACCAGCTACAACCTGGCCCAGCAGATGGCGGAGCTGGGGGTCGCGCCCACCGAGACCACCATCGGCACCACCAACCAGGTGGCCATCCAACCTGAATTCTGGGAGAGCGTTCCCAACGGTAACTACTTCGTCTATGCCCTGGTTGGCCTGCCGCCAAGCCTCTACAACGATACCACCCGGCGGGTGGCCGAGGCCTACGAGGCCCAATTCGACACCGCGCCGCCCAGCTACGCCCTGGAAGCCTACGACACCATCTGGATCCTGGCCGACGCCATCGAGCGGGCCGGCACCACCGAGCCGGAGGCCCTGATCCAGGCCCTGGAGGAGACGGACATCAACCTGGCCCAGGGGCGTTACTACTTCGAATACACCAGCCAGAATCCCCTACCCGACGATGGCAGCGTGCCCGCCTTCATGTGGCACCAATGGCCCGACCCGGCCATCCTGTTGCTGCAGTACTTCGAGCCCAACCAGGATTGGCAGGAAGCCGCCGTGATCTGGCCCGAGGTCTACCAGACTCACGATACGCTGTACATCACCCCTGGTACCACACCCTAA